ACTGAGACCAGTTCACCGCTGCGGTTGCGCACCATCAGACTGGTCAGATCATTGGGCGTGCTGCGATCCCTTCCCTCCAGCTGGATGTAGATGCTGCGGATTTCTCCGCCTTCAAAGGTGTCGTCGATGTAGCGACCGCCGATGGCGGTGCCGATGTCCCTCAGCGTTGCTCCGACTGGTAAGTCCAGTGAAGCCATCAAACTGCGGTCAATCTCCAGGCGCCATCGTGGTGAACTGGCATCGAAACGGGTGCTGACCCGTTGGAAGCTGCCAGTGGCTTCAGCGGCCTGAATGAACTGCTGGGCCTGTTCTTCAAAGGCTTGCAGGCTCAGTTGGCCACCGCTTCGGTCGAGCAACTCCAGTTGCAGACCCGACTCACTGCTGAATCCCCGCACGGTGGGGGGTGTGGTCACGATCACCCGTGCATCACTGATGCGCTGACGCAACGCACGGTTCAGCCGTTTTTTTATGGCTTCGCTGCTGTTCTCGCGTCCCGGTCTGTCCTTGAGCGGTGCCAGACGCAGATAAAAGGAACCGGCATTCTCTCCGCTCTGTCCGAAGGAGCTTCCTGCATAAAAGTTGCCGCTGCGCACCAGCGGTTCCTCCGCGACAACTGACCGAATGCGCTCCATCACCGCTTCGGTGCGCTCCAGGCTGGCCCCGTCCTGAAGAGTGAAATAGCCACGCACCTGCCCTTGGTCTTCATTGGGAATGAAGGCTGTGGGAATGGTGGCCAGGCCAATCCCTGTGATGACCAAACCAGATAGCAATAGGGCGATCACCAGGCGACCGCGTGGGAGCCACACCGCGAGTAGACGGCTGTAGGTCTGCTGGACCTGAGTCATTCCACGGCGCAGTCCGCGACTGAGTGTCTGCACCGGTCCCGGCAACCGTCCGCCTCCAGGCCCAAGCACACGCGCGCAGGCCATGGGCGTGAAGGTGAGGGCATTGAAGGTGGAGAACAGAATCGCGCCGCAAATGGCAAGAGCGATCGGTTGATAGAGACGGCCGATGGATCCTGGGATCAGCAAGACCGGCAGGAACACGGCTGCCAACACCAGTGAGGTGGCGAGCACGGCGCCACCGAGCTCAGCCATGGCATCTTCAGCGGCCCCTTGTGGTTCGTCGCCGGCTTCAATGCGGCCAGCGATGTCTTCACTCACCACAATCGCGTCGTCCACCACGATGCCCGTGGCCAACACGAGGCCGAACAGGATCAGGCTGTTCAAATTGGAACCGCTCAGCCGAACGACGGCAAGACTGCCGATCAAGGCGACAGGCACGCTGAGACCAGGAATCATTGCCAGTCGCCAACGCCCCAGAAACAGCACAAGCACGACGAGCACCAGCACCACCGAATCGCGAAGCGTTGCGGTGGTGCGATCGAGGTTGGCCTGGACGGTGTCCGCCACATCAACAATCACTTGCATCGTCAGCCCCGGTGGGAAGCTGCTTTCCAGTCGCTCCAGCTCATCCCTGACCGCCCGGCTCACCGCAAGAGCGTTGGTCCCGTCACGTTGATAGATGCCCATGGCGACCGAGCTCTCTCCCTGCAGGTTCAGGGCTCTGCTGCCGTAGTTGCGCTGTCCAAGCTCCACACGACCAACATCCTTTAGCCGCACCAGCCCTCCACTCTCTGTTCGCTGCACGACCATGTCTTCGAAGTCGCGAATGCTGCGCAGGCGCCCTTCTGCATCCACGGGCAGGCTGAACAACTGACCGCCGGGGGCCGGAGCTTTGCCGAGGTTGCCGACTGCCGCCAGAACGTTCTGTTCTGCCAATGCGGCACTGATGTCGTTGGTGGAAAGGTTGAACTGCTCCAGTCGGTTGGGATCCAGCCAGAGACGGAACGCCAGTTCGCTGCTGCCGAACACCCGGACATCCCCAACTCCAGATGCGGAGCGCAGGCTTTCGCTCAGGCTTTGATCCAGCCAGCCACCGAGAAAGATTGGCTCATACATCCCGGCCGGGGCGCTGAAGCCAAGGATCAACAGCAGATCGTTGCTGGATTGGCTCACGGTCAGCCCCTGACGCGTGACGGCCTGGGGCAGACGGCGACTGGCGAGGTTCACCTCGTTCTGCACCTTGATGGCGTTGAGCTCGGGGTCCCCGGACGCAAACCGCAAACTGAGGCTGGCGCCTCCTTGTCGGCTTCTGGAGGTCATGCTCTCCAGCCCATCGAGACCGTTGAGCTGCTGTTCCAGCACGGTGGTGACGCTCTGCTCCACCACCTCAGCCCCAGCCGCCGGAAAATTGGCGCGCACACTCACGCGTGTCGGAGCCAGTGGCGGAAGATCCTCGAGGCCTAGCCCTATCAGGGACACCACACCGGCGAGGAGCACCAACAGGCTGCAGACGATCGTGAAGACGGGCCGTCTCAGGAATGGCTGGGAGATGGACCGCACTGCTTCGATCTCAAACGCAGTGGCAGTCAGACAATAAAGATCCCCTCCAACAATCGCCGATGGTTGAAGGGGATGGAATGGGAATTGGGTTTAAAAACAGTTCCCGGTAATCAACCGACGCTCCAGACGCCAGCAGCAATCTTGAACAGGTCCTGAACGTGGACGGTGTTGCAGAGGAACCAGGCGAACACAGCACCACCACAGCCGCCGAGCCAGAAACCACTGGTGAAATCAGCCCAGCCCATCCGAGTGAACAGATCAGCGGGAGGATTCTCGACGGTGGGGTCGGAAGGCGGAACGTTCGGCTGGGCACCCGGCTGGTTGTAGAGCAGGAACAGCAGGGTCAGGATGTGCACAGCACCGATGGCAGCCAGCAGACCTGCTGTCTGGGCGTATTCGGTGTTGCGAAGGGGGCCGCAGATCGTGAAGGGGCCGTAGAGCAGGTAGCCGAACGCAGCTCCGGTTTCGATTCCACGGAAGTTGGCGGAGATCCCTGGCCGATAGAGGGGCAGGTTGTTGATCAGCGCCTTAATGAAATAGCCACTGTTGACGGGTGTCGCCAGGTTCCC
This region of Synechococcus sp. NOUM97013 genomic DNA includes:
- a CDS encoding efflux RND transporter permease subunit; the protein is MRSISQPFLRRPVFTIVCSLLVLLAGVVSLIGLGLEDLPPLAPTRVSVRANFPAAGAEVVEQSVTTVLEQQLNGLDGLESMTSRSRQGGASLSLRFASGDPELNAIKVQNEVNLASRRLPQAVTRQGLTVSQSSNDLLLILGFSAPAGMYEPIFLGGWLDQSLSESLRSASGVGDVRVFGSSELAFRLWLDPNRLEQFNLSTNDISAALAEQNVLAAVGNLGKAPAPGGQLFSLPVDAEGRLRSIRDFEDMVVQRTESGGLVRLKDVGRVELGQRNYGSRALNLQGESSVAMGIYQRDGTNALAVSRAVRDELERLESSFPPGLTMQVIVDVADTVQANLDRTTATLRDSVVLVLVVLVLFLGRWRLAMIPGLSVPVALIGSLAVVRLSGSNLNSLILFGLVLATGIVVDDAIVVSEDIAGRIEAGDEPQGAAEDAMAELGGAVLATSLVLAAVFLPVLLIPGSIGRLYQPIALAICGAILFSTFNALTFTPMACARVLGPGGGRLPGPVQTLSRGLRRGMTQVQQTYSRLLAVWLPRGRLVIALLLSGLVITGIGLATIPTAFIPNEDQGQVRGYFTLQDGASLERTEAVMERIRSVVAEEPLVRSGNFYAGSSFGQSGENAGSFYLRLAPLKDRPGRENSSEAIKKRLNRALRQRISDARVIVTTPPTVRGFSSESGLQLELLDRSGGQLSLQAFEEQAQQFIQAAEATGSFQRVSTRFDASSPRWRLEIDRSLMASLDLPVGATLRDIGTAIGGRYIDDTFEGGEIRSIYIQLEGRDRSTPNDLTSLMVRNRSGELVSVANVARLIRDTGANTINHFNQNRSISITAVPKENISSGQAIDLLEALSESTGGNNLALAFTGLAREETRAESVSWVLFALGLTVVYLLLAGLYESFVDPMIILLTVPMALLGALIGLKLRGLSLDVYAQMGLLVLVSLAAKNGILIVEFANQRLQQGIGLLEAIEGAAINRMRPILLTAVTSLAGFLPLLLATGSGSASRISIGTVVFSGLLASTLLSLFVVPSIYFSIKRWRGVAPATPELDG
- a CDS encoding photosystem I reaction center protein subunit XI; protein product: MTVTPASDPCVGNLATPVNSGYFIKALINNLPLYRPGISANFRGIETGAAFGYLLYGPFTICGPLRNTEYAQTAGLLAAIGAVHILTLLFLLYNQPGAQPNVPPSDPTVENPPADLFTRMGWADFTSGFWLGGCGGAVFAWFLCNTVHVQDLFKIAAGVWSVG